One genomic segment of Salmo trutta chromosome 8, fSalTru1.1, whole genome shotgun sequence includes these proteins:
- the LOC115198940 gene encoding insulin-like growth factor I isoform X1, translating into MSSGHFFQWHVCDVFKSAMCCISCTHTLSLLLCVLTLTSAATGAGPETLCGAELVDTLQFVCGERGFYFSKPTGYGPSSRRSHNRGIVDECCFQSCELRRLEMYCAPVKSGKAARSVRAQRHTDMPRTPKVSTAVQNVDRGTERRTAHHPDKTKTKKKPLSGHSHTSCKEVHQKNSSRGNTGGRNYRM; encoded by the exons ATGTCTAGCGGTCATTTCTTTCAGTGGCATGTATGTGATGTCTTCAAG AGTGCGATGTGCTGTATCTCCTGTACCCACACCCTCTCACTGCTGCTGTGCGTCCTAACCCTGACTTCGGCGGCAACAGGGGCGGGGCCAGAGACCCTGTGTGGGGCGGAGCTGGTGGACACGCTGCAgtttgtgtgtggagagagaggctTTTATTTCA GTAAACCAACGGGCTATGGCCCCAGTTCACGGCGGTCACATAACCGTGGTATTGTGGACGAGTGCTGCTTCCAGAGTTGCGAGCTGCGGCGGCTCGAAATGTACTGTGCCCCTGTCAAGTCTGGCAAGGCAGCTCGCTCTGTGCGCGCACAGCGCCACACAGACATGCCAAGAACACCTAAGGTTAGTACTGCAGTGCAAAACGTGGACAGAGGCACAGAGCGTAGGACAGCACATCACCCAGACAAGACAAAAACCAAGAAG AAACCTTTATCTGGGCATAGTCACACATCTTGCAAG GAGGTACATCAGAAGAACTCAAGTCGAGGAAACACAGGGGGAAGGAACTACCGAATGTAG
- the LOC115198940 gene encoding insulin-like growth factor I isoform X2, with amino-acid sequence MSSGHFFQWHVCDVFKSAMCCISCTHTLSLLLCVLTLTSAATGAGPETLCGAELVDTLQFVCGERGFYFSKPTGYGPSSRRSHNRGIVDECCFQSCELRRLEMYCAPVKSGKAARSVRAQRHTDMPRTPKVSTAVQNVDRGTERRTAHHPDKTKTKKEVHQKNSSRGNTGGRNYRM; translated from the exons ATGTCTAGCGGTCATTTCTTTCAGTGGCATGTATGTGATGTCTTCAAG AGTGCGATGTGCTGTATCTCCTGTACCCACACCCTCTCACTGCTGCTGTGCGTCCTAACCCTGACTTCGGCGGCAACAGGGGCGGGGCCAGAGACCCTGTGTGGGGCGGAGCTGGTGGACACGCTGCAgtttgtgtgtggagagagaggctTTTATTTCA GTAAACCAACGGGCTATGGCCCCAGTTCACGGCGGTCACATAACCGTGGTATTGTGGACGAGTGCTGCTTCCAGAGTTGCGAGCTGCGGCGGCTCGAAATGTACTGTGCCCCTGTCAAGTCTGGCAAGGCAGCTCGCTCTGTGCGCGCACAGCGCCACACAGACATGCCAAGAACACCTAAGGTTAGTACTGCAGTGCAAAACGTGGACAGAGGCACAGAGCGTAGGACAGCACATCACCCAGACAAGACAAAAACCAAGAAG GAGGTACATCAGAAGAACTCAAGTCGAGGAAACACAGGGGGAAGGAACTACCGAATGTAG
- the LOC115198940 gene encoding insulin-like growth factor I isoform X4, whose product MSSGHFFQWHVCDVFKSAMCCISCTHTLSLLLCVLTLTSAATGAGPETLCGAELVDTLQFVCGERGFYFSKPTGYGPSSRRSHNRGIVDECCFQSCELRRLEMYCAPVKSGKAARSVRAQRHTDMPRTPKEVHQKNSSRGNTGGRNYRM is encoded by the exons ATGTCTAGCGGTCATTTCTTTCAGTGGCATGTATGTGATGTCTTCAAG AGTGCGATGTGCTGTATCTCCTGTACCCACACCCTCTCACTGCTGCTGTGCGTCCTAACCCTGACTTCGGCGGCAACAGGGGCGGGGCCAGAGACCCTGTGTGGGGCGGAGCTGGTGGACACGCTGCAgtttgtgtgtggagagagaggctTTTATTTCA GTAAACCAACGGGCTATGGCCCCAGTTCACGGCGGTCACATAACCGTGGTATTGTGGACGAGTGCTGCTTCCAGAGTTGCGAGCTGCGGCGGCTCGAAATGTACTGTGCCCCTGTCAAGTCTGGCAAGGCAGCTCGCTCTGTGCGCGCACAGCGCCACACAGACATGCCAAGAACACCTAAG GAGGTACATCAGAAGAACTCAAGTCGAGGAAACACAGGGGGAAGGAACTACCGAATGTAG
- the LOC115198940 gene encoding insulin-like growth factor I isoform X3 has protein sequence MCCISCTHTLSLLLCVLTLTSAATGAGPETLCGAELVDTLQFVCGERGFYFSKPTGYGPSSRRSHNRGIVDECCFQSCELRRLEMYCAPVKSGKAARSVRAQRHTDMPRTPKVSTAVQNVDRGTERRTAHHPDKTKTKKKPLSGHSHTSCKEVHQKNSSRGNTGGRNYRM, from the exons ATGTGCTGTATCTCCTGTACCCACACCCTCTCACTGCTGCTGTGCGTCCTAACCCTGACTTCGGCGGCAACAGGGGCGGGGCCAGAGACCCTGTGTGGGGCGGAGCTGGTGGACACGCTGCAgtttgtgtgtggagagagaggctTTTATTTCA GTAAACCAACGGGCTATGGCCCCAGTTCACGGCGGTCACATAACCGTGGTATTGTGGACGAGTGCTGCTTCCAGAGTTGCGAGCTGCGGCGGCTCGAAATGTACTGTGCCCCTGTCAAGTCTGGCAAGGCAGCTCGCTCTGTGCGCGCACAGCGCCACACAGACATGCCAAGAACACCTAAGGTTAGTACTGCAGTGCAAAACGTGGACAGAGGCACAGAGCGTAGGACAGCACATCACCCAGACAAGACAAAAACCAAGAAG AAACCTTTATCTGGGCATAGTCACACATCTTGCAAG GAGGTACATCAGAAGAACTCAAGTCGAGGAAACACAGGGGGAAGGAACTACCGAATGTAG